One genomic segment of Coffea arabica cultivar ET-39 chromosome 6e, Coffea Arabica ET-39 HiFi, whole genome shotgun sequence includes these proteins:
- the LOC113695186 gene encoding probable plastidic glucose transporter 2, producing the protein MLGRLHGSSMYKRGTSTDNMDSFDIDDNSALLENGMEQETSTPSWKLSFPHVLVATIVSFLFGYHLGVVNEPLESIASDLGFNGNTLEEGLVVSTCLAGAFLGSLASGWIADGVGRRRAFQLCALPMIVGSALSATTRTLVGMLLGRFLVGIGLGVGPPVASLYVTEVSPAHVRGTYGSFIQIVLCFGLMASLLVGIPVKSIVGWWRYCFWISTIPAALLALAMVFCVESPHWLYKQGRIAEAEAEFGRIFGVPHVKTAITELAKIDRGDEADSVNLSELMLGRHSRVVFIGSALYALQQLSGINAVFYFSSTVFRRAGVSSNLANVLVGIANLTGAIIALILMDKLGRRILLLWSFFGMAAAMALQVFAASLPGSTSGSFYLSIGSMLMFVLTFATGAGPVPSLLLPEILPSRIRAKAMAFCMSVHWVLNFFVGLMFLPLLEQIGPQLLYSIFGTFCLMAVVFVKRNVMETKGKSLQEIEIALLPQ; encoded by the exons ATGCTAGGGCGCTTGCATGGTTCCTCGATGTACAAGCGTGGAACATCGACAGATAACATGGATTCCTTTGACATAGATGACAATTCTG CCCTTCTGGAGAATGGTATGGAACAAGAGACTTCAACTCCCTCCTGGAAGCTTTCTTTCCCACATGTTCTTGTGGCAACAATTGTCTCGTTCTTGTTTGGCTACCATCTTGG AGTAGTTAATGAACCGCTCGAAAGCATTGCTTCGGATCTTGGTTTCAATGGAAACACATTAGAGGAAG GTCTTGTTGTAAGTACATGCCTGGCTGGTGCTTTTCTTGGATCTCTTGCCAGTGGCTGGATTGCTGATGGAGTGGGGCGTCGAAGGGCATTTCAGTTGTGTGCATTGCCCATGATAGTCGGTTCCGCTCTATC GGCGACAACTAGGACACTGGTGGGTATGCTTCTAGGAAGATTTTTAGTTGGAATAGGACTTGGTGTTGGTCCACCTGTTGCATCTCTTTACGTGACAGAG GTTTCTCCTGCTCATGTACGGGGTACTTATGGAAGCTTTATACAAATAGTTCTGTGTTTTGGATTGATGGCATCTCTTTTAGTTGGAATTCCTGTCAAGAGTATCGTTGGCTG GTGGCGGTATTGTTTCTGGATATCTACAATACCAGCTGCTCTTCTTGCCCTTGCCATGGTGTTTTGTGTTGAATCTCCCCATTGGCTTTATAAG CAAGGACGAATTGCTGAAGCTGAAGCTGAATTTGGGAGGATTTTTGGAGTTCCACATGTCAAAACTGCAATTACAGAATTGGCTAAGATAGACAGAGGTGATGAAGCTGATAGTGTAAATCTCAGCGAATTAATGCTCGGTCGACATTCCAGAG TTGTTTTTATTGGATCAGCCCTATATGCTTTACAACAGCTATCTGGAATAAATGCTGTGTTTTATTTCTCTTCAACTGTATTTAGACGTGCTGGAGTATCGTCGAACCTGGCAAATGTTCTTGTAGGAATTGCAAATTTAACAG GTGCCATTATTGCACTTATACTGATGGACAAACTGGGAAGGAGAATCCTTCTCCTTTGGAGCTTCTTTGGCATG GCGGCAGCAATGGCTCTTCAAGTTTTTGCTGCAAGTTTGCCTGGATCAACCTCTGGAAGCTTTTATTTGTCTATTGGAAGCATGTTGAT GTTTGTCTTGACATTTGCCACTGGAGCTGGTCCAGTTCCAAGTCTTCTCCTCCCAGAAATATTACCAAGCAGAATTAGGGCAAAAGCTATGGCATTTTGTATGTCAGTCCACTGg GTGTTAAATTTCTTTGTTGGCTTGATGTTCTTGCCGCTGCTTGAGCAAATCGGACCGCAGCTATTATACTCCATTTTTGGTACTTTCTGCCTGATGGCGGTGGTTTTTGTGAAGAGGAATGTTATGGAAACCAAAGGCAAATCGCTTCAAGAAATTGAGATAGCTCTTCTTCCACAATG A
- the LOC113695187 gene encoding cyclin-dependent kinase F-1-like: MDLPPSKSWSIHTRREIISKYQILDHVGSGAYSDVYRARRLSDNLTVALKEVHDYQSAFREIEALQTLQNCPNVVVLHEHFWGEDEDAVLVLEYLPTDLSDVIREAKKGEWKDQGLRTGEIKRWMVQILCGVDACHRNSIVHRDLKPTNLLISADGVLKLADFGQARILLAPGYFAIGENSQSHEQRSPNDAIVANPPETNPSTDNADDEGQVIQAEPPRKEEVRGLSDELREGDFLDEGDKESNIPDGDVSCLATCTASDMEEDPFKNYAYEAEEDENEGLGPLTSCVGTRWFRAPELLYGSTTYGTEIDLWSLGCIFAELLSLEPLFPGTSDIDQLGRIISVLGNLSEEVWPGCQELPDYKTISFGKVENPIGLESCLPNRSADEILLVKKLLCFHPANRATAMELLQDKYLTEEPLPVPISELRIPSKHSDQDEGSPGEWGDYGAFDSDSDFDDFGPVDVTKTNEGFSIRFS; this comes from the exons ATGGACCTTCCTCCATCCAAGAGCTGGAGCATCCACACTCGCAGAgaaatcatttcaaagtatCAGATCCTAGACCACGTGGGCTCAGGCGCCTACTCCGACGTCTACCGAGCCCGCCGCCTCTCCGACAACCTCACTGTCGCCCTTAAGGAAGTCCACGACTACCAGTCCGCTTTCCGGGAGATCGAGGCCCTGCAGACGCTTCAGAATTGCCCCAACGTCGTCGTTCTGCATGAGCACTTCTGGGGCGAGGACGAAGACGCCGTGCTGGTGCTCGAGTATTTGCCCACTGATTTGTCCGACGTCATAAGAGAGGCCAAAAAGGGTGAGTGGAAGGATCAAGGGTTGAGAACCGGGGAAATCAAGAGGTGGATGGTTCAGATACTTTGTGGGGTGGACGCTTGTCATCGGAATTCAATCGTGCATAGAGACTTAAAACCCACTAATTTGTTGATTTCGGCTGATGGGGTCCTTAAGTTAGCTGATTTTGGACAG GCTAGGATACTTCTTGCCCCTGGATATTTTGCTATTGGCGAGAATTCTCAATCTCATGAGCAAAGATCTCCAAACGATGCAATTGTAGCTAATCCACCTGAAACCAATCCCTCTACAGATAATGCTGATGATGAAGGTCAAGTGATTCAAGCAGAACCTCCAAGGAAAGAAGAAGTTAGAGGTCTATCAGACGAGCTCAGGGAGGGAGATTTCTTGGATGAAGGTGATAAAGAAAGCAATATTCCTGACGGAGATGTTTCCTGTCTTGCTACTTGTACAGCAAGTGACATGGAAGAAGATCCTTTCAAGAATTATGCATATGAGGCTGAAGAGGATGAAAATGAGGGGTTAGGCCCTCTTACATCATGTGTGGGAACTCGTTGGTTTAGGGCCCCTGAGCTTCTATATGGCTCTACAACCTATGGAACAGAGATTGACTTGTGGTCATTGGGCTGCATATTTGCAGAGCTTTTGAGTCTGGAGCCACTTTTTCCTGGAACTTCGGATATTGATCAGCTGGGTAGAATTATCAGTGTTTTGGGAAACTTATCAGAAGAAGTTTGGCCTGGTTGTCAAGAACTTcctgattacaaaacaatttcATTTGGTAAAGTAGAAAATCCAATTGGCTTAGAATCATGTCTACCTAATCGATCTGCTGATGAAATTCTACTGGTCAAGAAGCTGCTCTGTTTTCATCCTGCAAATAGAGCAACAGCAATGGAATTGCTCCAAGATAAGTACTTGACTGAAGAACCATTACCAGTCCCTATATCCGAGCTGAGGATTCCTTCTAAACACAGTGATCAAGATGAGGGTTCCCCTGGTGAGTGGGGTGATTATGGGGCCTTTGACTCAGATTCTGACTTTGATGATTTTGGTCCAGTGGATGTGACAAAAACTAATGAGGGTTTTTCAATTCGGTTTTCTTGA
- the LOC113694899 gene encoding rac-like GTP-binding protein ARAC7 has product MSTSKFIKCVTVGDGAVGKTCMLICYTSNKFPTDYIPTVFDNFSANVAVDGNIVNLGLWDTAGQEDYSRLRPLSYRGADIFVLAFSLISRASYENVLKKWMPELRRFAPNVPIVLVGTKLDLREDRGYMADHFGSNIITSAQGEELRKQIGAAAYIECSSKTQQNVKAVFDTAIKVVLQPPRRKEMARKRRQRSSGCSIVRGIVCGGCAAA; this is encoded by the exons ATGAGTACTTCAAAGTTCATAAAATGTGTGACTGTGGGAGATGGAGCTGTTGGAAAGACTTGCATGCTCATTTGTTACACTAGTAACAAGTTCCCAACT GATTACATCCCTACGGTGTTTGACAACTTCAGTGCTAATGTGGCTGTGGATGGAAATATTGTAAATTTGGGATTATGGGATACTGCAG GTCAGGAAGATTACAGCAGGCTGAGACCTCTGAGTTACAGAGGTGCAGACATATTTGTGTTGGCCTTTTCTTTAATCAGTCGGGCTAGTTATGAAAACGTCCTCAAGAAG TGGATGCCGGAACTTCGTCGCTTTGCACCCAATGTTCCAATTGTACTCGTTGGTACAAAGTTAG ATCTTCGCGAGGACAGGGGGTATATGGCTGATCATTTtggttcaaacatcatcacCTCCGCCCAA GGCGAGGAGCTGAGGAAGCAAATAGGCGCAGCTGCTTACATAGAGTGCAGCTCGAAGACGCAGCAG AATGTGAAAGCTGTATTTGATACTGCCATAAAAGTTGTGCTTCAACCTCCAAGGCGGAAGGAAATGGCACGAAAGAGAAGACAGAGAAGCTCTGGCTGTTCCATCGT CAGGGGGATTGTATGTGGAGGATGTGCTGCTGCCTAA